One part of the Halobacteria archaeon AArc-dxtr1 genome encodes these proteins:
- a CDS encoding tRNA pseudouridine(54/55) synthase Pus10, with protein sequence MTITDDARRLAATGPVCDSCLGRPFAARSFGLTNAERGRALRTTIALEDDADFKTVAPADCWVCEGYCATFDAIAATVVDELEGISFSTYQVGTRVPPLIEENEELLREDATLDPDAGESMSREMNREVGRRVGAATGAEVDFDRPDVLAVIDLDAFDPFELLDAGGAEDATVEASDDAQPSVTSHAVDIQVNPAFVYGRYRKLERDIPQTEWPCRECGGSGVQLADSGEEPCDYCGGSGYMYDTSVEQVVRPHVVEAMDGDEGTFHGAGREDVDALMLEEGRPFVLEVKRPRFRDPDVETLEREINEAAGGAVDVSGLRLATYEMVERVKELDASKRYRADVTFDEPISEADFEAALAELDGTTLEQYTPERVDHRRAGLTRERTVYEIDGELSGETTAVVSLHGEGGLYVKELISGDGGRTEPSLAGLLGVGAEVTALDVTGVEGESEPFEVEDYFRDEPR encoded by the coding sequence ATGACGATCACGGACGACGCCCGCCGGCTGGCGGCTACCGGCCCCGTTTGCGACTCCTGCCTGGGCCGCCCCTTTGCCGCCCGCAGCTTCGGGCTGACAAACGCCGAGCGCGGTCGGGCGCTCCGGACGACCATCGCGCTTGAAGACGACGCCGACTTCAAGACGGTCGCGCCGGCCGACTGCTGGGTCTGTGAGGGGTACTGTGCGACGTTCGATGCGATCGCTGCCACCGTCGTCGACGAACTCGAGGGGATCTCCTTTTCGACCTACCAGGTCGGCACTCGCGTCCCGCCCCTGATCGAGGAGAACGAGGAACTGCTCAGGGAAGACGCCACACTCGATCCCGACGCCGGCGAGTCGATGAGCCGCGAGATGAACCGCGAGGTAGGTCGCCGCGTCGGCGCCGCAACCGGCGCCGAGGTTGATTTCGATCGCCCGGACGTGCTCGCGGTCATCGACCTCGACGCATTCGACCCGTTCGAACTGCTCGACGCCGGTGGTGCCGAAGACGCCACCGTCGAGGCGTCAGACGACGCACAGCCGTCTGTGACGAGCCACGCCGTCGACATCCAGGTCAACCCGGCGTTCGTCTACGGACGCTACCGCAAACTCGAGCGGGACATCCCCCAGACGGAGTGGCCCTGCCGGGAGTGTGGCGGCAGCGGCGTCCAGCTTGCCGACTCCGGCGAGGAGCCCTGTGACTACTGTGGCGGTTCGGGGTACATGTACGACACGAGCGTCGAACAGGTCGTCCGCCCGCACGTCGTCGAGGCGATGGACGGGGACGAGGGAACCTTCCACGGCGCCGGCAGGGAGGACGTCGACGCTCTGATGCTCGAGGAGGGGCGGCCGTTCGTCCTCGAAGTGAAGCGCCCCCGATTCCGCGATCCCGACGTCGAAACGCTCGAACGAGAGATCAACGAGGCAGCCGGCGGTGCCGTCGACGTCTCAGGGCTGCGGCTCGCGACCTACGAGATGGTCGAACGCGTCAAGGAACTCGACGCGAGCAAGCGCTATCGGGCCGACGTTACCTTCGACGAACCGATCTCGGAAGCCGACTTCGAGGCAGCCCTCGCCGAACTCGACGGCACTACGCTCGAGCAGTACACGCCCGAGCGCGTCGACCACCGGCGTGCCGGCCTCACCCGCGAGCGCACCGTCTACGAGATCGACGGCGAACTTAGCGGCGAGACGACGGCTGTCGTCAGTCTCCACGGCGAGGGCGGTCTCTACGTGAAGGAGCTGATAAGCGGCGACGGCGGCCGTACCGAGCCGAGTCTCGCCGGGCTGCTCGGCGTCGGCGCCGAGGTGACCGCGCTCGACGTGACCGGCGTCGAAGGCGAGTCCGAGCCGTTCGAGGTCGAGGATTACTTCCGGGACGAGCCACGCTGA